A single window of Ignavibacteriota bacterium DNA harbors:
- a CDS encoding M2 family metallopeptidase, with translation MEKEFFDFIKSFENKVVNLSKELSLANFNATISGKPEDYVKTAQLELKLKKIFSNKEDFEKIKEFKNSAEFTDGVNIREIEVLYNSYASYQIDEELLTKTVELSNKIEQKFATYRAEVDGKKLTDNEIDKILEKSKNSEELEETWKASKQIGKLVNEDIIKLVKLRNEAATNLGFKNYHQMSLKLNELEPEFLDDLFDKLDALTDKKFKEIKNDIDNYLSNYFSINKTELMPWHYQDKFFQQGPSIYNIDYDKYFENKNIEEITDEYYSGIGMDIKDMLSKSDLYEKEGKYQHAYCTQIDKEGDIRVLCNIKPNYKWMSTMLHEFGHAVYDKYVSKSLPWVLREHAHIFTTEAIAMLFGRFASNPNWLREMIGISENEKNEISNKSFKTLQLEQIIFSRWVQVIYRFEKAMFENPDCDLNSLWWQLVEKYQGLKKPENRNEADWASKIHIALYPVYYQNYMLGELLASQLYFFIKEKVLINNSSENISFVGKQEVGEYLINLFFSYGALYKWDKLVKNSTGEELNPNYWIKQFVN, from the coding sequence TTGGAAAAAGAATTTTTTGATTTTATAAAATCATTTGAAAATAAAGTTGTAAATCTAAGTAAAGAGTTAAGTCTTGCTAATTTTAACGCCACAATTTCAGGCAAGCCGGAAGATTATGTGAAAACCGCACAACTTGAGCTTAAGCTAAAAAAAATATTTTCAAATAAGGAAGATTTTGAAAAAATTAAAGAGTTTAAAAATTCTGCTGAATTTACAGATGGAGTAAATATAAGAGAAATTGAAGTATTGTATAATTCCTATGCGAGTTATCAAATAGATGAAGAGTTACTTACCAAAACCGTCGAATTATCAAATAAGATTGAGCAAAAATTTGCGACATACAGAGCCGAGGTTGACGGTAAAAAATTAACCGATAACGAAATTGATAAAATTCTTGAGAAATCAAAAAATTCCGAAGAACTTGAAGAAACTTGGAAAGCCAGTAAACAAATTGGAAAGTTGGTTAATGAAGATATAATTAAATTGGTGAAATTGAGAAATGAAGCCGCGACAAATTTAGGATTTAAAAATTATCATCAAATGAGTTTAAAATTAAATGAGCTTGAACCGGAATTTTTGGATGATCTTTTTGATAAGCTTGATGCACTAACCGACAAAAAATTTAAAGAAATTAAAAATGATATTGATAATTATTTATCAAATTATTTTTCTATAAATAAAACGGAACTAATGCCTTGGCATTATCAAGATAAATTTTTCCAGCAGGGTCCAAGCATTTATAATATAGATTATGATAAATATTTTGAAAATAAAAATATAGAAGAAATAACCGATGAGTATTATTCGGGAATTGGAATGGATATTAAAGATATGCTTTCAAAAAGCGATCTTTATGAGAAGGAAGGAAAATATCAGCATGCATATTGCACTCAAATTGATAAAGAAGGAGATATAAGGGTTCTTTGCAACATAAAACCAAATTATAAGTGGATGTCTACAATGCTCCATGAATTCGGTCATGCTGTTTACGATAAATATGTCAGTAAAAGTTTGCCATGGGTTTTGCGTGAACACGCTCATATTTTTACAACCGAAGCAATAGCAATGTTATTCGGAAGATTTGCGTCAAATCCCAATTGGCTTAGAGAAATGATTGGAATTTCTGAAAATGAAAAAAATGAAATTTCGAATAAAAGTTTTAAAACACTTCAGTTAGAACAAATAATTTTTTCCCGCTGGGTTCAAGTAATCTACAGATTTGAAAAAGCAATGTTTGAAAATCCAGATTGTGATTTGAATTCACTTTGGTGGCAATTAGTTGAAAAGTATCAGGGATTAAAAAAACCTGAAAATAGAAATGAAGCTGATTGGGCTTCAAAAATACACATCGCGCTTTATCCCGTTTATTATCAAAATTACATGCTGGGTGAATTATTAGCTTCACAGCTTTACTTTTTTATTAAAGAGAAAGTCTTAATAAATAATTCTTCAGAAAATATTTCTTTCGTTGGAAAACAAGAAGTAGGAGAATACTTAATAAACTTATTCTTTTCATATGGAGCTTTGTATAAGTGGGATAAATTAGTTAAAAATTCCACAGGTGAAGAATTAAATCCAAATTATTGGATTAAACAATTTGTAAATTGA
- a CDS encoding carbohydrate binding family 9 domain-containing protein has translation MQKCLLLLLILTFISSKTFTQKLPLSNQVTAYKTSEAIILDGKLNENIWKQNPTTYFVQKEPNEGKPATQNSEIRVAFDNENLYVGGMFYDTHPDSIDNNLMRRDNLVPSDWFFLYLDPYNDDRTGYYFAVNAGGSISDGILFNDSWDDNTWDGVWESKTKITKDGWVLEMKIPFSQLRFNQTENMIWGINFNRDIKRNGENSFYVMVPKNESGFVSKFADLVGLDGIKLKQRFEVLPYFVQKAQYLKHENGDPFYKGNQYKSSLGADFKVGIGSSFNLDATINPDFGQVEVDPAVVNLSAFETYFQEKRPFFIEGQELFYFGIGGANNNWGFNFGNPELFYTRRIGRSPQGNLPDYDYVNYPNETRILGAAKLTGKIDETWSVGALNAATERTYATISVSNKKSEIEVEPFTNYGVFRTQKQFNDNRQSIGAMFTSVNRDLNTFDLKSSLSNEAYTFGLDGWTFLDSAKQYVLTSFLVGSYTSGSKDYMVKLQEQPYRYFQRPDATYNKLDSNKTSIGGYYSRVMLNKQEGNFYINSAFGVVSPGFENSDLGFQWMADKINGHLVLGYRWFEPDNIFRRKWLYLAHFRDYDFEGNILNNGLMLYTAFQFNNYYNLALQGFYNFEEFSRGLTRGGPLAKNPSQSSMNVTFSSDSRNNLIVSLNSNYFGDKIGSNYYDFELNMEWKPSTQVNFSIGPSYSFNTEQRQWIGSFDDIYADKTFAKRYVFGEMNQKTISANIRLNWILTPQMSFQLFLQPLISVGNYDNFKELARTRSLDYNNYSLAGNVNYDVENQVYIIDPDKDGPADQFSFDNPNFNFKSIRGTFVFRWEVLPGSILYLVWSQDRDDNNNPGDLQFGRDFRNLIKAESNNIFLAKFSYWLDI, from the coding sequence ATGCAGAAATGTCTTCTTCTTTTACTCATTTTAACTTTTATTTCCTCAAAAACATTTACGCAAAAATTGCCTTTATCCAATCAAGTTACAGCATATAAAACTTCGGAAGCAATAATCCTTGACGGCAAATTAAATGAAAATATATGGAAACAAAATCCAACTACATACTTTGTTCAGAAAGAACCTAATGAGGGAAAACCAGCAACACAAAATTCGGAAATTCGAGTAGCATTCGATAATGAAAATTTATATGTGGGCGGAATGTTTTACGATACCCATCCTGATTCAATTGACAATAACTTAATGAGAAGGGATAATCTCGTTCCTTCCGATTGGTTTTTTTTATATTTGGATCCATATAATGATGACAGAACAGGTTATTATTTTGCAGTAAACGCCGGAGGTTCAATATCAGATGGGATTTTATTTAATGACAGTTGGGATGATAATACATGGGATGGAGTTTGGGAATCAAAAACAAAAATTACAAAGGACGGCTGGGTTTTAGAAATGAAAATCCCTTTTTCTCAGCTTAGATTTAATCAAACTGAAAATATGATTTGGGGAATAAATTTTAATAGAGATATCAAAAGAAACGGTGAAAATTCTTTTTATGTAATGGTTCCTAAAAACGAAAGCGGGTTTGTTTCCAAATTTGCCGACCTTGTTGGATTGGATGGAATTAAATTAAAACAGCGTTTTGAAGTGCTTCCCTACTTTGTTCAAAAAGCACAGTACTTAAAACATGAAAATGGTGATCCGTTTTACAAAGGTAACCAATACAAATCTTCATTGGGCGCAGATTTTAAGGTTGGAATCGGAAGCAGTTTTAATTTGGACGCAACAATAAATCCAGATTTCGGTCAGGTAGAAGTTGACCCTGCGGTAGTAAATCTTTCGGCTTTTGAAACTTATTTTCAAGAAAAAAGACCCTTTTTTATTGAAGGGCAGGAACTCTTTTATTTTGGTATTGGAGGAGCAAATAATAACTGGGGTTTTAATTTTGGTAATCCGGAATTATTTTATACTAGAAGAATTGGAAGGTCACCTCAAGGTAATTTACCGGATTATGATTATGTGAATTATCCAAATGAAACAAGAATTTTAGGCGCCGCAAAATTAACCGGAAAAATTGATGAAACATGGTCGGTTGGCGCTTTGAACGCCGCAACGGAAAGAACATATGCAACAATATCTGTATCAAATAAAAAGTCGGAAATTGAAGTTGAACCTTTTACAAATTACGGGGTATTCAGAACACAAAAACAATTTAATGATAACCGTCAGTCAATAGGCGCAATGTTTACTTCCGTTAACAGAGATTTAAATACTTTTGATCTAAAATCTTCGCTCAGTAATGAAGCTTATACTTTTGGTTTGGATGGATGGACATTTTTAGATTCCGCAAAACAATATGTATTGACAAGTTTTCTCGTCGGATCATACACAAGCGGTTCCAAAGATTATATGGTAAAACTTCAAGAACAACCTTACAGATATTTTCAAAGACCTGACGCAACTTATAATAAGTTAGATTCAAATAAAACCAGCATCGGTGGTTATTACAGTAGAGTTATGCTTAATAAGCAGGAAGGTAACTTTTATATTAACTCCGCTTTTGGTGTTGTTTCTCCCGGATTTGAAAACAGCGATTTGGGATTTCAATGGATGGCAGATAAGATAAACGGTCATTTGGTTCTAGGTTACCGCTGGTTTGAACCGGATAATATTTTCAGAAGAAAGTGGCTGTATTTAGCACATTTTAGAGATTATGATTTTGAAGGAAATATTTTGAATAACGGACTTATGCTATATACTGCATTCCAGTTTAATAATTACTATAACTTAGCTTTACAAGGATTTTATAATTTTGAAGAATTTTCAAGAGGATTGACACGCGGCGGACCTTTAGCTAAAAATCCTTCTCAAAGTTCAATGAATGTTACTTTTTCATCCGACTCAAGAAATAATTTAATCGTTAGCTTAAACTCAAATTATTTTGGAGATAAAATAGGAAGCAATTATTATGATTTTGAGTTGAATATGGAATGGAAACCGAGTACGCAAGTAAATTTCAGCATTGGTCCAAGTTATAGTTTTAATACTGAACAAAGACAATGGATTGGTAGTTTTGATGATATATATGCTGATAAAACATTCGCTAAAAGATATGTCTTCGGTGAAATGAACCAAAAAACAATTTCTGCAAATATAAGACTAAATTGGATTTTAACTCCGCAAATGAGCTTCCAACTATTTTTACAACCGTTAATTTCTGTTGGGAATTACGATAACTTTAAAGAATTGGCGCGAACAAGATCTTTGGATTACAATAATTATTCACTCGCCGGCAATGTAAATTATGATGTGGAAAATCAAGTATATATAATTGATCCGGATAAAGATGGTCCCGCAGATCAATTTTCATTTGACAATCCTAATTTTAATTTTAAATCAATCAGAGGTACTTTTGTATTTCGCTGGGAAGTTTTACCCGGCTCAATATTATACTTGGTTTGGTCGCAAGACAGAGATGATAATAATAATCCCGGTGATTTACAATTCGGAAGAGATTTTAGGAATTTGATCAAAGCCGAATCAAACAATATTTTTCTTGCTAAGTTTTCTTATTGGCTGGATATTTAG
- a CDS encoding catalase, translated as MKEKKLTTAAGQPVGDNQNSLTAGKRGPLLLQDHQLLEKMATFNRERVPERIVHAKGSGAFGTLTITNDISKYTKAKVFSKVGKKTDLLIRFSTVAGEHGAADAERDVRGFAIKFYTEDGNWDLVGNNTPVFFVRDPYKFSDFIHTQKRDPKSNLRSNTAMWDFWSLSPESLHQVTILFSDRGLPQSYRYVNGYGSHTYSFINSKDERFWVKFHFKTAQGIKTWTNQESAEIIGKDRESSQRDLFNAIENGDFPKWNFKIQIMKESEAETYHFNPFDLTKVWPHKDFPLIDVGVVELNRNPENYFAEIEQASFEPSNIVNGIGFSPDKMLQARIMSYADAHRYRIGVNYAALPVNKPKSEVNTYHRDGNMRFDGNSGGAVNYEPNSMGGPKQNSAYSEPPLKISGNADRYDHREDDDYYSQPGKLFNIMNSDQKKQLFNNVKSAMEGVPERIKVRQLVHFYKADKKYGEGVAKAIGLGNIKLAKWSSKSFSELIDSTTETNYK; from the coding sequence ATGAAAGAAAAAAAATTAACCACAGCAGCCGGTCAGCCGGTTGGAGATAATCAAAATTCTTTAACTGCAGGTAAACGTGGTCCATTATTATTGCAGGATCATCAACTCTTAGAAAAAATGGCGACATTTAATCGTGAAAGAGTTCCGGAAAGAATTGTACACGCAAAAGGCTCCGGCGCATTTGGAACTTTGACAATCACAAACGATATTTCAAAATATACAAAAGCAAAAGTGTTTTCTAAAGTTGGAAAGAAAACAGATCTGTTAATTCGTTTTTCTACTGTTGCGGGTGAACACGGCGCGGCTGACGCAGAAAGAGATGTCCGCGGATTTGCGATAAAATTTTATACAGAAGATGGAAATTGGGATTTAGTTGGTAATAATACTCCGGTATTTTTTGTTCGCGATCCGTATAAATTCAGTGATTTTATTCATACGCAGAAAAGAGACCCTAAATCAAATTTAAGATCAAATACTGCAATGTGGGATTTTTGGTCTCTCTCACCTGAAAGTCTGCATCAAGTAACAATTTTATTCAGCGACCGAGGATTACCACAAAGTTACAGATATGTTAACGGGTATGGAAGTCATACTTACAGTTTTATAAATTCCAAGGATGAAAGATTTTGGGTGAAATTCCATTTTAAAACCGCTCAAGGAATTAAAACATGGACAAATCAAGAATCCGCGGAAATAATAGGAAAAGATAGAGAAAGTTCTCAAAGAGATTTATTTAACGCAATTGAAAACGGCGATTTTCCGAAATGGAATTTCAAAATTCAAATTATGAAAGAATCTGAAGCAGAAACATATCATTTTAATCCTTTTGATCTTACTAAAGTTTGGCCTCATAAAGATTTTCCTTTAATTGATGTCGGCGTGGTAGAATTGAACAGAAATCCCGAAAATTATTTTGCTGAAATTGAGCAAGCTTCTTTTGAACCTTCCAATATTGTAAATGGAATTGGTTTTTCACCGGATAAAATGCTGCAGGCAAGAATTATGTCATATGCCGACGCGCACCGTTACAGAATTGGAGTAAATTACGCTGCGCTTCCCGTAAATAAACCAAAATCGGAAGTAAATACTTATCATCGCGATGGTAATATGAGATTTGACGGAAACAGCGGAGGAGCTGTAAATTATGAACCGAATAGTATGGGCGGACCAAAACAAAATTCAGCATATAGCGAACCGCCATTAAAAATTTCCGGCAATGCCGATAGATATGATCACAGAGAAGATGATGATTATTATTCACAGCCCGGAAAACTTTTTAATATAATGAATAGCGATCAAAAAAAGCAATTATTCAATAATGTAAAAAGCGCTATGGAAGGAGTTCCGGAAAGAATTAAGGTTCGTCAACTTGTACACTTTTATAAAGCGGATAAAAAATATGGCGAAGGTGTAGCAAAAGCAATTGGTTTGGGAAATATTAAATTAGCAAAATGGTCATCCAAATCATTTTCTGAACTAATTGATAGTACAACCGAAACAAATTATAAGTAA
- a CDS encoding DUF4252 domain-containing protein, with amino-acid sequence MKTSIKYAIFLFFLISLNTFAQEGDYSKYPGFVNFGDLASLQNDEEVTEILIEEKLLKMVSKFTDDDPELSELVGGLKLIKVNTFAVTQTNSSDLMKRAQAIDKDLMSKKWDRIVKTKSKGNVANVYLKTAGDDDFVGLTVVTVDEGGEAAFVNIVGNINMDALGKLGKKFDIPGLDGIKKEN; translated from the coding sequence ATGAAAACATCAATTAAATACGCAATATTTTTATTCTTTTTAATTTCATTAAATACTTTTGCACAGGAAGGTGATTACTCAAAATATCCGGGTTTTGTAAATTTTGGGGATTTAGCCTCTTTACAAAATGATGAAGAAGTTACTGAGATATTAATTGAAGAAAAATTATTAAAAATGGTTTCAAAGTTTACTGATGATGATCCCGAACTTTCCGAATTAGTCGGCGGATTAAAACTTATCAAAGTAAATACATTTGCCGTAACGCAAACCAATTCAAGCGATTTAATGAAAAGAGCACAGGCAATTGACAAAGATTTAATGAGCAAGAAATGGGATAGAATTGTCAAAACAAAATCAAAGGGAAATGTAGCGAACGTTTACTTAAAAACTGCCGGTGATGATGATTTTGTCGGATTGACCGTAGTTACGGTTGATGAAGGCGGCGAAGCAGCTTTTGTAAATATTGTAGGAAATATTAACATGGATGCTTTGGGTAAATTAGGTAAAAAATTCGATATACCCGGCTTGGATGGAATAAAGAAAGAAAATTAA
- a CDS encoding YbaN family protein, which produces MKIIIFKILGFLFVGIGVLGIFIPLLPTTIFLIIASYFFMKSSPKLNDKLINNKYLGVYLKNYKDKKGIPFSSKVTSICLLWTSIIISAFLLTDNIYIRIILFFVAIGVTVHISTIKNLNLKTISDQNLTK; this is translated from the coding sequence ATGAAAATTATAATATTTAAAATTCTTGGATTTTTATTTGTAGGCATTGGTGTTTTGGGAATATTCATACCTCTATTGCCAACTACAATATTTCTAATTATTGCCTCATACTTTTTCATGAAAAGTTCGCCTAAGTTGAATGATAAATTAATTAACAATAAATATTTGGGAGTGTACCTTAAAAATTATAAAGATAAAAAGGGAATTCCATTTAGTTCAAAGGTCACCTCAATTTGTTTACTATGGACTTCAATTATAATTTCCGCATTTCTTCTTACAGACAATATTTATATAAGGATCATTTTATTTTTTGTTGCGATCGGAGTAACTGTTCATATTTCTACAATAAAAAATCTAAATCTTAAAACAATTAGCGATCAAAATTTAACAAAATAA
- a CDS encoding polysaccharide deacetylase family protein produces the protein MNRKLLYFACVIFVLLVSCKDQPTSPDITHKAGFCLTFDDTYVKQWQKIIPLLDSNNVKVTFFLTQIYSLSDDEINSLHNFKTKGHEIGSHGWKHIDAVNFLKNHSVSDYIKQEITPAIDFMNNHNLIPKSFSYPYGYNCDSLDNKLLQTFIALRDVEEIQRTIIVTDISEIDDIYYKFDNKKVIPALGIDANFKISINMIEQGFIRASANNEVIIFYAHQTVEKADGAYQTEFSYLKKLFTLARKYNLKCYTFSELVQ, from the coding sequence ATGAACAGAAAATTATTATATTTTGCTTGCGTGATATTTGTTTTATTAGTAAGCTGTAAAGATCAACCTACATCTCCAGACATCACACATAAAGCCGGATTTTGTCTTACTTTTGATGATACTTATGTAAAGCAATGGCAAAAAATTATTCCTTTGCTAGATTCAAATAATGTAAAAGTCACTTTTTTCTTAACACAAATTTATTCGCTTTCGGATGATGAAATAAATTCATTACACAATTTTAAAACAAAAGGACATGAAATTGGAAGTCATGGTTGGAAACATATTGATGCTGTTAACTTTTTAAAAAATCATTCTGTCTCAGATTATATCAAACAAGAAATTACGCCAGCAATTGATTTTATGAATAATCACAATTTAATTCCAAAAAGCTTTTCCTACCCATACGGTTATAACTGTGATTCACTAGACAACAAATTATTACAAACTTTTATTGCTTTAAGAGACGTTGAAGAAATTCAAAGGACAATTATAGTAACTGATATAAGTGAAATTGATGATATTTATTATAAGTTTGATAATAAGAAAGTTATTCCTGCATTAGGCATTGATGCAAACTTCAAAATTTCTATAAATATGATCGAGCAAGGATTTATTCGTGCATCTGCAAATAATGAGGTAATAATATTTTATGCTCATCAAACGGTTGAAAAAGCAGATGGAGCTTATCAAACTGAATTTTCTTATCTAAAAAAATTGTTTACACTTGCTAGAAAATACAATCTCAAATGCTATACATTTTCAGAATTGGTGCAATAA
- a CDS encoding sigma-70 family RNA polymerase sigma factor: MLTNTKYNFLVQQYKNRIYNYSVLMLKNKMDAEDVTQEVLIRIWKNLENFNILAAKTWIMKTTHNLCLDYLRKRKNDFSKNPYSVDDISDIIENKDDENPIKKLENKIIEEKIKMKIQELPENLKSVFALYEIQGLKYKEISKALDIPINSVKVYLLRARKQLQEELNKSKLHEVA; the protein is encoded by the coding sequence ATGTTAACTAATACAAAATACAATTTTTTAGTTCAGCAATACAAGAACAGAATTTACAATTATTCTGTTTTAATGTTAAAAAATAAAATGGATGCTGAAGATGTGACTCAAGAAGTTTTGATTAGGATTTGGAAAAACCTTGAGAACTTTAATATTCTTGCGGCAAAAACTTGGATAATGAAAACGACTCATAATTTGTGTTTAGATTACTTGAGAAAAAGGAAAAATGATTTTTCTAAAAACCCTTATTCTGTTGATGATATTAGTGATATAATTGAAAATAAAGATGATGAAAATCCAATAAAAAAATTAGAAAATAAAATTATTGAAGAAAAAATTAAAATGAAGATACAAGAACTTCCTGAAAATTTGAAAAGCGTTTTTGCTCTTTATGAAATACAAGGTTTGAAATACAAAGAGATCAGTAAAGCATTAGATATTCCAATAAATTCTGTAAAGGTTTATTTGCTCCGGGCTCGTAAACAATTGCAGGAAGAATTGAATAAATCAAAATTGCATGAGGTGGCTTAA
- a CDS encoding peroxiredoxin: MLSIGQKFPEFNKLACVSIELGKEFGEVTSEDHKKDGKWMVMFWYPKDFTFVCPTEISEFNKKFAEFESRNTTLYGASTDSEFVHLAWRNNHNDLRGLKFPLIADTSKSLAENLGILESNEKVAYRVTFIVDSEGIIRWVNANDLSVGRNVDEVIRALSALQTGALTPCNWEPGQATL, from the coding sequence ATGTTATCAATTGGTCAAAAATTTCCAGAATTCAATAAATTAGCTTGCGTTTCAATTGAACTAGGAAAAGAATTTGGAGAAGTAACTTCTGAAGATCATAAGAAAGATGGTAAATGGATGGTTATGTTTTGGTATCCAAAAGATTTTACATTCGTATGTCCAACAGAAATTTCAGAATTCAACAAAAAATTTGCGGAATTTGAAAGTAGAAATACCACATTATACGGAGCTTCAACAGATTCTGAGTTTGTACATTTAGCTTGGAGAAACAATCACAATGATTTACGCGGTCTAAAATTTCCTCTAATTGCCGATACTTCAAAATCTTTGGCAGAAAATTTGGGAATACTTGAATCAAACGAAAAAGTCGCATACCGAGTAACTTTTATTGTTGATTCTGAAGGAATTATAAGATGGGTAAACGCGAATGATTTATCTGTAGGCAGAAACGTTGACGAAGTGATTAGAGCTTTAAGCGCATTGCAAACCGGTGCATTAACTCCTTGCAATTGGGAACCGGGACAAGCTACTTTATAA
- a CDS encoding DUF4252 domain-containing protein: MKDIKFRSLILIFGFAILNSGCIGVNRDFKNIRSQILESLNDDFDREIEFSVGPVGFFLASQFVKFSDTEENVDEMLSKIRNIQIGVYNRLSNYSHPSFKLLNNISKSFNGETWKPIVKTTQENELTGVFLKENFNEDINELVIISLTNEELVLVKLQGNLGAVMDIIIRDYGHNIKIAGNN, encoded by the coding sequence ATGAAAGACATTAAGTTTAGATCCTTAATTTTGATTTTTGGATTTGCAATATTAAATTCGGGTTGTATTGGCGTTAATAGAGATTTTAAAAATATCCGTTCGCAAATTCTCGAAAGTTTAAATGACGATTTTGATAGAGAAATTGAATTTTCTGTCGGTCCGGTTGGGTTTTTCCTTGCAAGTCAATTTGTTAAATTTTCAGATACTGAAGAAAATGTTGATGAAATGCTTTCGAAAATTAGAAATATCCAAATTGGAGTTTATAACAGATTGAGTAATTATTCTCATCCGTCTTTTAAATTACTTAACAATATTTCAAAGTCGTTTAACGGAGAAACCTGGAAACCAATTGTTAAAACAACTCAAGAAAATGAACTGACCGGCGTTTTTCTAAAAGAAAACTTCAATGAAGATATTAATGAGCTTGTTATTATTTCATTAACAAACGAAGAGCTTGTTTTAGTTAAATTACAAGGTAATCTTGGTGCGGTAATGGATATAATAATTAGAGATTACGGTCATAACATAAAAATTGCAGGAAATAATTAA
- a CDS encoding LysR family transcriptional regulator produces the protein MTLTQFSYIIAIDNHKSFAEAANNCFVTQPTLSMQVKKLEEELGVRIFDRSKQPVKATEIGKKIIEQARVVLCENERIHNLIDVEKGEFSGKFKVGIIPTIAPYLIPLFLKNFIKKYPKVELTFDELQTDQIINKLVKDELDTAIIATPTNRKELIEKNLYYEPFVAYVSESHKLFKQRKVNSKELNIKDIWLLKDGHCLRDHVIQVCSSLNVAKKESIVQLSFEGGTLDTLMKLVDNNFGMTLLPYLATLDINKTAKVKHLREFNKPIPGRTVSIIYHRAYVKEKLINAFEKEILSAISKNLLFKELR, from the coding sequence ATGACTTTAACACAATTTTCATACATAATAGCAATTGATAATCATAAAAGTTTTGCCGAAGCTGCAAATAATTGTTTTGTTACTCAGCCTACACTAAGCATGCAAGTTAAAAAATTGGAAGAAGAACTTGGAGTTAGAATTTTTGACAGAAGTAAACAGCCGGTTAAAGCAACTGAAATTGGGAAAAAAATAATTGAACAGGCAAGAGTTGTTTTATGTGAAAATGAAAGGATTCATAATTTAATAGACGTAGAAAAGGGTGAGTTTAGCGGTAAATTTAAAGTGGGAATTATTCCCACAATCGCTCCGTATTTAATTCCGCTTTTTCTTAAAAACTTTATAAAAAAGTATCCTAAAGTCGAATTGACATTTGATGAATTACAAACAGATCAAATAATAAATAAATTAGTTAAAGACGAACTTGATACGGCAATAATTGCAACCCCGACAAATAGAAAAGAATTGATTGAGAAAAATTTATATTATGAACCATTTGTAGCTTATGTTTCCGAAAGTCACAAATTATTTAAACAAAGAAAAGTAAACTCAAAAGAGCTGAACATTAAAGATATTTGGCTTTTAAAAGACGGACATTGTTTGAGAGATCATGTAATTCAAGTCTGCAGTTCACTTAATGTTGCAAAAAAGGAGAGTATTGTTCAGCTCAGTTTTGAAGGCGGAACACTTGACACATTGATGAAATTGGTTGATAATAATTTTGGGATGACATTGCTGCCTTATTTGGCTACATTAGATATAAATAAAACGGCAAAAGTAAAACACTTGAGGGAATTTAATAAACCAATACCTGGAAGAACGGTATCAATTATTTATCATAGAGCTTACGTAAAAGAAAAGTTAATAAATGCTTTTGAAAAAGAAATTCTCTCAGCCATTAGCAAGAATTTATTGTTTAAGGAATTGAGGTAA
- a CDS encoding co-chaperone GroES, whose amino-acid sequence MIDTTKIIIVGDRVLIKPEDDLEKTNSGLYLPPGVKEKEKVQGGYIIKAGPGYPVAAAIDEDETWKKNKETKYIPLQAKEGDFAIFVRKEAIDIELDKQKLVIVPQSAILLLMRDEDLFN is encoded by the coding sequence ATGATTGACACGACAAAAATTATTATTGTAGGAGATAGAGTTTTAATTAAACCCGAAGATGATCTTGAAAAAACAAACAGCGGACTTTATCTTCCGCCGGGAGTTAAAGAAAAGGAAAAAGTACAAGGCGGATATATAATTAAAGCAGGTCCCGGTTACCCGGTTGCCGCGGCAATTGATGAAGATGAAACGTGGAAAAAAAATAAAGAAACCAAGTATATTCCTCTGCAGGCAAAAGAAGGAGATTTTGCAATTTTTGTACGTAAAGAAGCAATTGATATAGAACTTGATAAACAAAAACTTGTAATTGTTCCGCAATCCGCAATTCTTCTTTTAATGCGCGATGAAGATCTGTTTAATTAA